Proteins found in one Coleofasciculus sp. FACHB-1120 genomic segment:
- a CDS encoding MHYT domain-containing protein yields the protein MNQPIRLSENAIATTISAFSMEIKGIDDAAKMIATYDLRLVVLSMAIAIAASYTALDLAGRVTAAQGRARKLWLAGGAIAMGSGIWSMHFIGMLAYCLPISMAYDFPTVLVSMGVAAIASAAALHIVSREQMGRRRLLAGGIFMGCGIAAMHYTGMAGTRLEATVTYDLRLVAVSMAIAISASWIALCLAFHLRTAATLTGNLRKIGSAIVMGCAIAGMHYTGMAAVSYQSTNPSGVELSLMMDNSWLAVEIGIATTIVLALALLGSVVDRRLKIGMARAEALRESEERFRALVQNASDILVIVAADGTIRYTSASIESILGYEPEIWLSKPAIEIVHPSDRSQAEKLLAAALNSPTSKSPTSKVTAQFRIQKADGSWRDFEAIANNLLDVKSVAGIAIAYRDITERQRSQESLRESEQRFRLMADMAPVMLWMCDCDKSCHYFNKGWLDFTGRTLEESMDMGWTQSLHPDDLQQCVETYRTAFDARESFEVEYRLRRFDGEYRWVFDQGVPRLTPGGNFVGYIGSCIDISDRKQAEQEREKLLVYEQQARMVAEETNRMKDEFLATLSHELRTPLNSMLGWTQLLRTRKLDEAIIARAMETIERNARSQTQLIEDLLDVSRIIQGKFCLYVRPLELSSVIEAAIATIQPAAGAKSIRLESFLDPSAGLICGDPDRLQQVVWNLLSNAVKFTPQRGRVEVRLERNNSWVQIQVSDTGRGITADFLPYVFDRFRQADSSITRSYGGLGLGLALARHLVELHGGTVFAESPGEGKGATFTVKLPILAVLVEPKDIEQGFWTRDNEGLSECPPGLNGLRVLIVDDEADARELLTVILQHYGGEVMAVASAKEAMTVLTDDASDWRPDVLVSDIDMPKEDGYTFIRKVRALDAQQKGIPALALTAYAREEDRSRAVKAGFQTHVAKPVKPLALVAAIAHLSGRCG from the coding sequence TTGAATCAGCCGATCCGATTGTCAGAAAATGCGATCGCCACCACAATCTCAGCGTTCAGTATGGAGATAAAGGGAATTGATGATGCAGCCAAGATGATAGCAACCTACGATTTACGCCTGGTTGTTCTTTCGATGGCGATCGCGATCGCGGCTTCTTACACAGCGCTGGATTTAGCGGGACGAGTCACGGCGGCTCAAGGACGTGCCCGGAAGCTGTGGCTAGCGGGAGGCGCGATCGCAATGGGAAGTGGCATTTGGTCGATGCATTTTATCGGAATGCTCGCCTATTGCCTACCAATCTCAATGGCTTACGATTTCCCCACTGTCTTGGTTTCGATGGGAGTCGCAGCGATCGCTTCCGCCGCAGCTTTGCATATCGTTAGCCGCGAACAAATGGGTCGGCGAAGATTACTCGCGGGTGGCATTTTCATGGGCTGTGGCATTGCCGCGATGCACTATACGGGCATGGCGGGGACGCGGTTAGAAGCGACCGTTACTTATGACTTGAGGCTGGTGGCAGTTTCGATGGCGATCGCGATTAGTGCTTCCTGGATCGCTTTGTGCTTAGCCTTCCATCTGCGGACAGCGGCAACATTAACCGGGAACTTGCGAAAGATCGGCAGCGCGATTGTGATGGGATGCGCGATCGCAGGGATGCACTATACCGGGATGGCAGCGGTAAGCTATCAATCAACCAATCCATCCGGGGTGGAGTTGTCCCTGATGATGGACAATTCTTGGCTGGCAGTTGAGATTGGAATTGCCACGACGATCGTGCTGGCGCTAGCGCTGTTGGGTTCTGTCGTCGATCGACGCCTGAAAATCGGGATGGCGAGAGCAGAGGCACTGCGGGAAAGCGAAGAGCGGTTCCGGGCTTTAGTGCAGAATGCCTCTGATATTCTGGTGATTGTTGCAGCTGATGGCACGATTCGCTATACCAGTGCCTCCATTGAATCGATTTTGGGCTACGAACCGGAAATTTGGCTCTCGAAACCAGCGATTGAAATCGTTCATCCGAGCGATCGCTCTCAGGCAGAGAAACTATTAGCAGCTGCACTGAATTCTCCAACTAGCAAATCTCCAACTAGCAAAGTTACCGCACAGTTTCGCATCCAGAAAGCCGATGGTTCTTGGCGAGATTTTGAAGCGATCGCCAATAATTTACTAGATGTGAAGAGTGTAGCGGGTATCGCAATCGCTTACCGCGACATTACCGAGCGTCAGCGATCGCAGGAGTCGCTGCGGGAAAGCGAACAACGATTTCGTTTGATGGCAGATATGGCTCCCGTAATGTTGTGGATGTGCGATTGCGACAAAAGTTGTCATTATTTTAATAAAGGCTGGCTCGACTTTACTGGCAGGACTTTAGAAGAATCGATGGACATGGGTTGGACGCAAAGCCTCCATCCTGACGATCTTCAGCAGTGTGTAGAAACATATCGCACTGCCTTTGATGCCCGCGAAAGTTTTGAAGTGGAATACCGCCTGAGGCGTTTTGATGGTGAGTATCGCTGGGTTTTTGATCAAGGCGTTCCCCGGCTGACTCCAGGCGGAAACTTTGTCGGTTATATCGGCTCTTGTATAGACATTAGCGATCGCAAGCAAGCCGAACAAGAGCGCGAAAAACTGCTCGTTTACGAACAACAGGCGAGAATGGTGGCTGAAGAAACCAACCGCATGAAGGATGAGTTCTTAGCAACCCTCTCCCACGAGCTTCGCACCCCCCTCAACTCAATGCTGGGATGGACTCAGTTGCTTCGGACTCGGAAGCTGGACGAAGCGATTATTGCGCGGGCAATGGAGACGATTGAGCGGAATGCCCGGTCGCAAACACAGCTAATTGAGGATCTTCTGGATGTGTCACGAATTATTCAGGGGAAATTTTGCCTGTATGTCCGTCCGCTAGAGCTATCCTCCGTCATTGAAGCTGCGATCGCGACCATCCAACCGGCTGCGGGTGCCAAGTCTATTCGATTGGAGTCTTTCCTCGATCCCTCGGCAGGGCTAATCTGCGGCGATCCAGACCGCTTACAGCAGGTTGTCTGGAATTTACTATCGAATGCAGTGAAGTTTACACCCCAGCGGGGGCGAGTCGAGGTGCGGCTAGAGCGGAATAACTCTTGGGTTCAGATTCAAGTCAGCGACACCGGAAGGGGGATCACTGCCGATTTTCTCCCCTATGTGTTCGATCGGTTTCGGCAAGCCGATAGCTCCATCACCCGGTCATACGGCGGACTGGGATTGGGGCTAGCCCTCGCCCGCCACTTGGTAGAACTGCACGGAGGTACGGTTTTTGCCGAAAGTCCGGGAGAAGGAAAAGGCGCAACCTTTACAGTGAAGCTGCCGATCCTAGCTGTCCTCGTCGAGCCAAAGGATATAGAGCAGGGATTCTGGACAAGGGACAACGAAGGACTCTCAGAGTGTCCTCCAGGACTCAACGGATTGCGAGTGCTGATAGTCGATGATGAAGCCGATGCCCGTGAGTTGCTGACGGTTATCTTGCAACACTACGGAGGCGAAGTGATGGCAGTTGCATCCGCAAAAGAGGCAATGACAGTTTTAACTGACGATGCTTCAGATTGGCGTCCGGATGTCCTAGTGAGCGACATCGATATGCCGAAAGAGGACGGCTATACTTTCATCCGCAAAGTTAGGGCGCTGGATGCACAACAAAAAGGAATTCCAGCTTTGGCTCTGACAGCGTATGCCAGAGAAGAAGATCGTTCGCGGGCTGTCAAAGCTGGCTTTCAGACACACGTCGCGAAGCCCGTGAAACCATTAGCGTTGGTGGCAGCGATCGCCCATTTATCTGGACGATGCGGATGA
- a CDS encoding type 1 glutamine amidotransferase produces MNPEQLELTIGWLYPTLMSTYGDRGNVICLQQRAQWRGIKVNIMPLDRDAPAEQFRQVDVIVGGGAQDRQQEIVMRDLRQGKAEAIAQKIEAGTPGVFTCGSPQLLGHYYEPALGQRIEGLGLLDFVSKHPGPDARRCIGNVVFEITASRLAEDLRKMSEDAPLVIGFENHGGRTYLGEVEPLGRVISGYGNNGEDGMEGAFYRNAIATYSHGPLLPKNPAIADWLIQTALAEKYQTPISLKPLDDVLAMQGREAMFKKLGVKVPAASAQRGSRN; encoded by the coding sequence ATGAATCCCGAACAACTTGAACTCACAATTGGCTGGCTTTATCCGACGCTGATGAGTACCTACGGCGATCGCGGGAATGTCATCTGTTTACAGCAACGCGCCCAATGGCGGGGGATCAAAGTCAACATCATGCCCTTAGATCGGGACGCCCCCGCAGAGCAATTTCGCCAAGTCGATGTAATCGTGGGTGGCGGCGCACAAGACCGACAGCAGGAAATCGTCATGCGCGATTTGCGCCAAGGCAAAGCAGAAGCGATCGCCCAGAAAATTGAAGCAGGAACGCCTGGGGTATTTACTTGCGGATCGCCCCAACTGCTGGGACACTATTACGAACCCGCACTAGGGCAACGGATTGAAGGATTGGGTTTATTGGATTTTGTTAGTAAGCATCCGGGGCCAGATGCCCGTCGCTGTATCGGTAATGTCGTGTTTGAGATAACGGCGTCGCGATTGGCGGAGGATTTGCGAAAGATGTCGGAGGATGCACCTCTGGTCATTGGCTTTGAAAATCACGGCGGACGCACTTATTTAGGTGAGGTGGAACCCTTGGGACGTGTGATTAGCGGTTATGGGAATAATGGGGAAGATGGGATGGAAGGAGCATTTTATCGGAATGCGATCGCAACCTACTCTCATGGCCCGCTTTTACCCAAAAATCCCGCAATTGCTGACTGGCTGATTCAAACTGCACTTGCAGAAAAATATCAAACGCCAATTTCTTTAAAACCCCTGGATGATGTCTTGGCTATGCAGGGGCGAGAAGCGATGTTTAAAAAGTTGGGCGTCAAGGTGCCAGCGGCTTCTGCACAGCGGGGATCGAGAAATTAG
- a CDS encoding Mur ligase family protein has translation MRISLLDRLRLGVAVGTAKTVTRLVRLLRLGAASVLPGEIAGRIQPQLLSLLSSQVKHGVIFIAGTNGKTTTSLLLRTMLERQGWRVVHNAAGANLVNGLITALLTNTNLIGQLNADYAILEVDENILPKVLPPVQPKLILCLNLFRDQLDRYGEVDMISQRWQKAIAQSKDTVVILNGDDPTLSHLGQQLSQRVLFFGLSEPDAYLDEIPHAVDSIYCPRCGHSLDYQGVYLSHQGDYRCPSCGFEKSPLAIDSRQWPQILIGIYNKYNTLAAILAAQEIGVDTANILDTIKNFHAAFGRAEELEVAGKKVRILLSKNPVALNETIRAVNQQRSHGGSSTTLMVLNDRTPDGTDVSWIWDVDTEKLVEQGGTVVVSGDRVYDMALRLQYSQADEEHGCKLIVKEDLQEAIATALEHTATGETLHILPTYSAMLEVRGILTGRKIL, from the coding sequence GTGAGAATATCGCTTTTAGATAGGTTACGGCTGGGCGTAGCAGTCGGGACAGCAAAGACAGTGACGCGGCTGGTGCGCCTGCTGCGTTTGGGGGCTGCTAGCGTTTTACCGGGAGAAATTGCCGGACGCATTCAGCCGCAGCTGTTGTCGCTGCTGTCTAGTCAGGTAAAGCACGGCGTGATTTTCATTGCGGGGACGAATGGAAAGACAACGACATCGCTGCTGTTGCGGACAATGCTGGAACGTCAGGGATGGCGCGTTGTTCACAATGCAGCGGGTGCCAATCTGGTGAATGGATTAATCACGGCACTGCTAACCAACACTAATTTAATCGGACAGCTCAACGCTGACTATGCAATTTTAGAGGTAGATGAAAATATTCTGCCAAAGGTTTTGCCGCCGGTTCAGCCAAAATTGATTCTGTGTTTGAATTTATTTCGGGATCAGCTGGATCGGTACGGTGAAGTGGATATGATTAGCCAGCGTTGGCAGAAAGCGATCGCCCAATCCAAAGATACGGTGGTAATCTTAAACGGCGACGACCCCACCTTGTCTCATCTGGGTCAACAGTTATCGCAACGAGTTTTATTCTTCGGTTTAAGCGAACCCGACGCTTATCTTGACGAAATTCCTCATGCAGTAGATTCTATATATTGTCCCAGGTGCGGACATTCTCTCGATTATCAGGGCGTCTACTTATCTCATCAGGGCGATTATCGATGTCCTAGCTGTGGCTTTGAAAAAAGCCCCCTGGCAATCGATAGTCGCCAATGGCCTCAGATTTTGATAGGGATTTACAACAAATACAACACGCTGGCGGCTATTTTAGCGGCGCAAGAAATTGGCGTTGATACCGCAAATATCCTGGACACGATTAAAAACTTCCATGCAGCTTTTGGACGGGCGGAGGAATTAGAAGTCGCCGGGAAAAAGGTGCGGATTTTGCTATCAAAAAATCCCGTGGCGCTGAATGAAACCATCCGCGCTGTAAATCAGCAAAGAAGCCACGGTGGTTCCTCCACAACGCTGATGGTACTAAACGATCGCACCCCAGACGGTACCGATGTCTCTTGGATTTGGGATGTAGACACCGAGAAATTGGTGGAACAGGGAGGAACGGTGGTAGTCAGCGGCGATCGCGTTTACGATATGGCGTTGCGCCTGCAATACAGCCAAGCAGACGAGGAACATGGCTGCAAACTGATCGTGAAAGAAGATTTGCAAGAAGCGATCGCCACTGCTTTAGAACACACCGCCACCGGCGAAACGCTGCACATTCTACCGACTTACTCAGCGATGCTAGAAGTCCGTGGTATTTTGACCGGACGAAAAATTCTGTAG
- a CDS encoding family 10 glycosylhydrolase, whose amino-acid sequence MKYSVKRLFTSLADGLVWFSRTFGRQAWFVFLVAFSFCMTLVNPAAFAQTKFVDVQGLWAQPCIEQLAQKQIISGYPDGSFRPRAPVTRGEFAAMVGKAFPNAAEVRSGGQFADIPANYWAVDAIRKAYKKGFMSGYPGGVFKPNEKIPRSQALVSLASGLKYSPTQAVSSTLTGAFTDARAIPAYARNAIAAATEKQIVVNYPNVKTLNPNQLASRAEVAAFLCQATGTGGLVPSQYIASVGTPPSASREIRGVWLTNIDSDVLFERERLSKALQRLDELNFNTVYPTVWNWGYTLYPSAVAQKVTGRSLDPAPGLQGRDILKEIVDQGHQKGMAVIPWFEFGFMAPADSDLAKRHPEWLLKKRDGSQTWKEGTHNRVWLNPMRPEVQNFIQDLVVEIVSKYDIDGIQFDDHFGFPADFGYDAFTVELYKKENGGKSPPANAQDPQWIRWRADKITAYLKQLFKAVKDRKPNVIFALSPNPQEFSYNSFLADWQKWEQQGLIEELIVQIYRDDLSRFIGELERPEVKAAQRHIPVAIGILSGVKPHPVKAAQIQEQVAAVRQRGFAGMSFFFYESLWNMTPEKPDLRQAAFKELFPASVERPNLLDGWKASN is encoded by the coding sequence TTGAAATACTCTGTCAAACGACTTTTTACGAGCCTCGCAGACGGGCTAGTTTGGTTTAGCCGCACCTTTGGACGTCAGGCCTGGTTTGTCTTCCTGGTCGCTTTTAGCTTCTGCATGACGCTGGTAAACCCCGCTGCATTTGCTCAGACAAAATTTGTGGATGTGCAAGGACTTTGGGCGCAACCCTGTATAGAACAGTTGGCACAGAAGCAGATTATTAGTGGCTACCCGGATGGGAGTTTTCGACCGAGGGCACCCGTAACCAGAGGTGAGTTTGCTGCGATGGTTGGCAAAGCTTTCCCCAATGCAGCGGAAGTTCGTAGCGGCGGTCAATTTGCGGATATCCCAGCAAATTACTGGGCGGTAGATGCAATTCGGAAAGCCTATAAAAAGGGATTTATGTCGGGTTATCCGGGCGGGGTGTTCAAGCCGAACGAAAAAATCCCGCGATCGCAAGCGTTGGTATCTTTGGCGAGTGGTTTGAAGTATTCCCCCACTCAGGCGGTGAGTAGCACCTTGACTGGGGCATTTACCGATGCAAGGGCAATTCCCGCCTATGCGCGGAATGCGATCGCTGCTGCAACCGAAAAACAAATCGTAGTCAATTACCCCAACGTCAAGACACTCAATCCAAATCAGTTGGCAAGTCGTGCCGAGGTTGCGGCTTTCTTGTGTCAAGCTACCGGAACAGGTGGATTAGTGCCTTCCCAATACATCGCTAGCGTTGGGACTCCGCCAAGCGCATCAAGAGAGATTCGGGGGGTATGGCTGACGAATATCGATAGTGACGTGTTGTTTGAGCGCGAGCGCCTGAGCAAAGCCCTGCAACGCCTCGATGAGCTAAATTTCAATACCGTTTATCCTACCGTTTGGAACTGGGGTTATACCTTATATCCCAGTGCTGTAGCCCAAAAAGTCACTGGGCGATCGCTCGATCCCGCCCCAGGCTTACAAGGACGAGACATCCTCAAAGAAATTGTAGACCAGGGACACCAAAAAGGCATGGCAGTCATCCCCTGGTTTGAATTCGGCTTCATGGCACCCGCTGATTCTGATCTCGCCAAACGCCACCCCGAATGGCTACTCAAAAAGCGCGACGGTTCCCAAACTTGGAAAGAAGGAACGCATAATCGAGTTTGGCTGAATCCGATGCGTCCCGAAGTGCAAAATTTCATCCAAGATTTAGTCGTCGAAATTGTTAGCAAATACGATATTGACGGGATTCAATTTGATGACCACTTCGGCTTTCCCGCCGATTTTGGCTACGACGCCTTCACCGTCGAACTGTACAAGAAAGAAAACGGTGGGAAATCTCCTCCCGCCAACGCCCAAGATCCTCAATGGATACGCTGGCGAGCTGACAAAATTACTGCCTATCTGAAACAGTTGTTCAAAGCGGTCAAAGACCGCAAACCCAACGTTATTTTTGCCCTTTCTCCCAATCCCCAAGAATTCTCTTACAACTCCTTTCTAGCCGACTGGCAGAAGTGGGAACAGCAGGGGCTGATTGAGGAACTGATCGTCCAAATCTATCGGGATGACCTGAGCCGCTTTATTGGGGAATTAGAGCGACCAGAAGTCAAAGCAGCGCAGCGTCATATCCCCGTCGCCATCGGCATTCTCAGCGGCGTGAAACCTCACCCAGTTAAGGCTGCACAAATTCAGGAGCAAGTTGCAGCAGTTCGTCAGCGCGGATTTGCCGGGATGTCCTTCTTCTTCTACGAAAGCTTGTGGAATATGACCCCAGAAAAGCCAGACCTTAGACAGGCTGCTTTCAAAGAACTCTTCCCCGCGTCTGTAGAACGACCAAATCTTTTGGACGGCTGGAAGGCATCTAATTAG
- a CDS encoding mechanosensitive ion channel domain-containing protein, with translation MWIHPLLSNLNLADIRHQVLQIDISKPLIFLLFVLLSLLLGRYTPGISKLIVRRFASEKVTSIYEGLIEPIKHLFRVAGTFILISLSLTWIEDYQALYKLIKPFLDLAVIISVAWLISRLFRQFIRIYGIDLLGKFGRDFDELILVIETLMNVALGFIAILAFAQSQQFNLVGLVASLGIGGLAVAFAAQKTLEQLLGTIVLYLDRPFVPGDYIRLPSIGNVPGGLFGRVESIGLRSTKIRTAAKSTLYIVPNSTLANLEIENVTMGKKVMVLLYLDFFRLLEDREQALVQQVINQSTDSVFGIDPGSTNITLMNNAEKQTTRARVTFFILGSSENSIQLRKHLLELANEKISKHLIEYGIEFKMQEPTIYVESPVTL, from the coding sequence ATGTGGATTCACCCATTACTATCTAATCTAAATCTTGCCGATATTCGTCATCAAGTTCTTCAAATCGATATTTCCAAACCCCTTATTTTCTTACTCTTTGTCCTCCTGTCTTTGCTGTTGGGACGATACACGCCTGGTATCAGCAAATTAATCGTCCGCCGCTTTGCCTCGGAGAAAGTAACGAGTATTTATGAAGGCTTGATCGAGCCAATCAAACACTTGTTTAGAGTGGCGGGTACATTCATCCTTATCTCTCTTTCGTTAACCTGGATTGAAGATTATCAAGCACTTTATAAATTAATCAAACCTTTTTTAGATTTAGCGGTCATTATTAGTGTAGCTTGGTTAATCTCCCGATTATTTCGGCAGTTTATCCGAATTTATGGGATTGATTTACTTGGGAAATTTGGTCGAGATTTTGATGAACTGATTCTCGTAATTGAGACTTTAATGAATGTTGCTCTCGGCTTCATCGCCATTCTGGCTTTTGCTCAGAGCCAGCAATTCAATTTAGTGGGCTTGGTGGCAAGTTTAGGGATTGGTGGCTTGGCAGTGGCGTTTGCGGCTCAAAAGACTCTAGAGCAGCTTTTAGGGACGATTGTTTTGTATTTGGATCGCCCTTTTGTTCCTGGGGATTATATTCGTCTTCCTTCAATTGGCAATGTACCCGGAGGTTTATTTGGTCGCGTTGAATCGATTGGCTTGCGCTCTACTAAGATTCGCACGGCGGCTAAAAGTACGTTATATATTGTGCCCAATTCCACATTGGCAAATTTAGAAATTGAGAATGTGACGATGGGCAAGAAAGTAATGGTTTTACTTTATCTAGATTTTTTTCGGTTACTAGAAGATCGGGAACAGGCGCTAGTACAGCAAGTCATTAATCAGAGTACAGACTCCGTGTTCGGGATCGATCCCGGTAGTACAAATATTACGTTAATGAATAATGCGGAAAAGCAAACAACGAGAGCGAGGGTAACGTTTTTTATTCTGGGTTCCAGTGAAAACTCGATTCAACTGCGAAAGCATCTACTGGAATTGGCGAACGAAAAAATCTCTAAGCATCTGATCGAGTATGGCATAGAGTTTAAGATGCAGGAACCAACAATTTATGTGGAGTCACCAGTGACTCTTTAA
- a CDS encoding mechanosensitive ion channel domain-containing protein, producing MEELPELAEVVQLVSSQALAAYQKVVKPYEGLLGVVIGLAIADTAIHLVPAFFQSGLIEFAVSLSLAIAACWLGSRLFKQVFDIYLLDAAINSGRKINSELLILAKLIANFIIIFLIIVIFAETHKINIFGLVASLGIGGLAVAFAAQKTLEQVLGGIVIYLDRPFVVDDYIGLPDGIFGRVESIGWRSTRIRTSGKGTLVIVPNSSLTQVNIENFSGAKKVMALIYLNFDRKIENEERALIRQVILDSTEDIFGIDSRNTEVTFKDLGKDSEIKTQAQITFFILGSSEVSMGLRRQLLDIASQNITDKLKYYGIAFDIEEPTIYVDSPITI from the coding sequence GTGGAAGAATTACCAGAATTAGCAGAAGTTGTGCAATTAGTTTCTTCTCAGGCTCTTGCAGCCTATCAAAAAGTCGTTAAACCTTACGAGGGTTTATTGGGAGTTGTCATTGGGCTAGCGATCGCTGACACTGCCATACACTTAGTCCCGGCTTTTTTTCAGTCGGGTTTAATCGAATTTGCAGTTAGTTTATCTCTCGCGATCGCTGCCTGTTGGTTGGGTTCTCGCCTGTTTAAGCAGGTTTTTGATATCTATCTCTTAGATGCTGCTATCAACAGTGGACGTAAAATCAACAGCGAACTGCTAATCCTGGCTAAATTAATTGCTAATTTTATTATTATATTTTTGATTATCGTTATTTTTGCCGAAACTCATAAAATTAATATTTTTGGTTTGGTCGCTAGTTTAGGGATTGGTGGTTTAGCCGTTGCCTTTGCTGCCCAAAAAACTTTGGAACAAGTATTAGGCGGCATTGTTATTTATCTCGATCGCCCCTTTGTTGTCGATGACTATATTGGCTTGCCAGATGGTATTTTTGGCAGAGTTGAGTCAATTGGCTGGCGTTCCACCAGAATTCGCACCTCTGGCAAAGGAACATTGGTAATCGTACCAAATAGTTCCTTAACACAGGTGAACATTGAGAATTTTTCGGGTGCAAAGAAAGTTATGGCTCTCATCTACTTAAACTTTGACCGGAAAATTGAGAACGAAGAACGTGCCTTAATTCGTCAAGTTATCTTAGACAGTACAGAAGATATTTTTGGCATCGACTCACGCAACACCGAAGTTACGTTTAAAGATTTGGGCAAGGATAGCGAGATAAAAACGCAAGCACAAATTACTTTTTTTATCTTAGGCTCAAGCGAAGTATCGATGGGATTGCGGCGTCAACTCCTCGATATTGCCAGTCAAAATATTACAGATAAATTGAAATATTACGGGATTGCCTTCGACATTGAAGAACCAACAATTTATGTGGATTCACCCATTACTATCTAA
- the mnmE gene encoding tRNA uridine-5-carboxymethylaminomethyl(34) synthesis GTPase MnmE, with translation MSETFVQGGTIAAIATAVVPQQGSVGIVRVSGAEAIAIARTLFHAPGKQPWESHRILYGYVRDPQTHDVVDEALLLMMQAPRSYTREDVVEFHCHGGIMPVQQVLQLCLEAGAKLAQPGEFTLRAFLNGRLDLTQAESISDLVGAKSPQAAQSALAGLQGKLQKPIRSLRTTCLDILAEIEARIDFEEDLPPLNEADIIAQIEQILAETTKILATAAQGELLRTGLKVAIVGRPNVGKSSLLNAWSRSDRAIVTDLPGTTRDVVESTLVVGGIPVQVLDTAGIRDTADVVEKIGVERSRDAAQAADLVLLTIDAQAGWTPADGEIYEQVQHRPLILVINKVDLVGEIPELSLPDTIHRVVPTAAAHNHGINALEEAILDAVHTSNLKAADLDLAINQRQAAALTRAKTSLQQVLATITDQLPLDFWTIDLRGAIQALGEITGEEVTESVLDRIFSRFCIGK, from the coding sequence ATGTCTGAAACGTTTGTGCAGGGGGGAACAATCGCCGCGATCGCTACCGCTGTTGTTCCCCAACAGGGGAGTGTGGGGATTGTGCGCGTATCGGGAGCGGAAGCGATCGCGATCGCGCGTACCCTCTTCCACGCACCAGGGAAGCAGCCGTGGGAATCTCACCGCATCCTCTACGGATATGTGCGCGATCCCCAAACGCATGATGTGGTAGATGAAGCACTGTTGTTGATGATGCAAGCGCCTCGCTCCTACACCCGTGAAGATGTGGTAGAGTTCCACTGCCACGGCGGAATTATGCCAGTGCAGCAGGTATTGCAGCTGTGTTTGGAGGCGGGGGCAAAATTAGCACAGCCGGGAGAGTTTACCCTGCGGGCGTTTCTGAACGGGCGTCTGGATTTGACGCAGGCGGAGAGTATTTCCGATCTCGTGGGAGCGAAATCGCCTCAAGCGGCTCAATCTGCGCTCGCCGGTTTGCAAGGGAAGTTGCAAAAGCCAATTCGCTCCCTGCGTACCACTTGCCTCGATATCTTGGCAGAAATTGAAGCCCGAATCGACTTTGAGGAAGATTTGCCACCGTTGAATGAAGCGGATATCATCGCCCAAATCGAGCAGATATTGGCAGAAACTACGAAAATTTTGGCAACTGCCGCACAAGGTGAACTCCTCCGCACTGGCTTGAAAGTGGCGATTGTCGGGCGTCCCAACGTGGGGAAATCGAGTTTGCTGAATGCCTGGAGTCGGAGCGATCGCGCCATCGTCACCGACCTTCCCGGCACCACTCGCGACGTTGTAGAATCGACTCTGGTCGTCGGTGGAATTCCCGTGCAAGTGCTAGATACTGCGGGGATTCGGGATACTGCTGATGTGGTGGAAAAGATTGGGGTTGAGCGATCGCGCGATGCCGCCCAAGCCGCTGACTTGGTACTACTCACCATTGATGCCCAAGCCGGTTGGACGCCTGCCGATGGAGAAATCTACGAACAGGTACAACACCGCCCCCTCATTTTAGTTATTAATAAAGTTGACCTGGTTGGGGAAATTCCAGAATTGTCTCTTCCAGACACCATTCACCGGGTTGTACCCACCGCAGCCGCCCACAACCACGGCATTAACGCCCTAGAAGAAGCCATTTTGGATGCCGTACATACCAGCAACCTCAAGGCAGCTGACTTAGATTTGGCAATTAACCAGCGACAAGCAGCGGCACTAACGAGGGCTAAAACTTCTTTGCAACAAGTGCTGGCTACTATTACCGATCAACTCCCTCTCGACTTCTGGACAATTGACTTGCGAGGTGCCATTCAAGCTTTAGGAGAAATCACCGGCGAGGAAGTCACCGAATCAGTTCTCGATCGCATTTTTAGCCGGTTTTGTATTGGGAAATAA